A part of Phosphitispora fastidiosa genomic DNA contains:
- a CDS encoding helix-turn-helix transcriptional regulator, whose translation MSLINPEYRTGVGRNAFARIQYIHAAIKARKYPNVNRLAEQFEVSTRAVERDLEMMRDLMGAPIVYSYSQKGYYYADENFSIPKIRMTEGELAAVFLGERLLTKYQGHPYEKEIKSAYTKIQALFPESAVLDYDEIERTVTFAVEDARGDGQILLGHYQIIQGAIGSNRTVFADYYSLSSDSRSERHIDPYHLRFQDGAWYCIGFCHMRKEIRMFALDRFYELKLTERSFKRDKNFNIEEYLAYSLNLERGSEPREVTIAFDRYAARWVRERRWHESQRLDEQPDGSVILGLTVSGLNEVKRWVMSFGSHAEVLAPAELRQEIMEEIAAMLGNYS comes from the coding sequence ATGTCGTTAATAAATCCGGAGTATCGCACCGGCGTTGGAAGAAATGCTTTCGCTAGAATTCAGTATATCCATGCGGCCATAAAAGCCCGCAAGTATCCCAATGTAAATCGGCTGGCAGAACAATTTGAGGTGAGTACCAGGGCTGTGGAACGTGATCTGGAAATGATGCGTGATTTAATGGGGGCCCCTATAGTCTACTCATATAGTCAAAAGGGGTATTACTATGCCGATGAAAACTTTAGCATACCCAAAATCAGGATGACAGAAGGGGAATTAGCTGCAGTGTTTCTTGGGGAAAGACTGTTAACTAAATATCAAGGGCATCCCTATGAAAAAGAGATAAAGTCAGCTTATACAAAAATTCAGGCTCTGTTTCCGGAAAGTGCGGTACTTGATTATGATGAGATTGAGCGGACAGTTACTTTCGCTGTGGAGGATGCCCGGGGAGATGGACAGATACTACTGGGGCATTATCAAATCATTCAGGGGGCCATCGGATCTAACAGGACTGTGTTTGCAGACTATTACAGTCTTAGTTCAGACAGCCGTAGTGAGCGCCATATTGACCCTTATCATCTGCGGTTCCAGGATGGGGCCTGGTACTGCATCGGTTTTTGTCACATGAGGAAAGAAATCCGGATGTTTGCACTTGATAGATTTTATGAGTTGAAATTAACAGAGCGGAGTTTTAAAAGAGACAAGAATTTCAATATCGAGGAATATCTTGCTTACAGCCTTAACCTTGAGCGGGGCAGCGAACCCAGGGAAGTAACCATAGCTTTTGACAGGTATGCAGCCCGGTGGGTCAGGGAACGACGCTGGCATGAAAGCCAGAGGCTAGATGAACAGCCGGATGGTTCCGTAATCTTAGGCTTGACTGTAAGCGGTCTAAATGAAGTTAAGCGGTGGGTTATGAGTTTTGGCAGTCATGCTGAAGTATTGGCTCCTGCTGAATTAAGACAGGAAATCATGGAAGAGATTGCGGCGATGTTGGGAAATTATAGTTGA
- a CDS encoding AbrB/MazE/SpoVT family DNA-binding domain-containing protein → MAVSDNKSAVILNIYRRRRFFIFRTCIYTQKSDIILCKENLTCGKSKESKGGILVELARLSSKGQITIPIEIRKKLNLKEGDKVLFLEENGNIIIANSALVALREFQQAMAGEAEKQGLHSEENINQLVKEIRSELWNEKYENND, encoded by the coding sequence ATGGCGGTATCCGACAACAAATCCGCCGTTATTTTAAATATTTACCGCCGAAGGCGGTTTTTTATTTTCCGGACATGCATTTATACGCAGAAAAGTGATATAATACTATGTAAAGAAAATCTTACTTGCGGGAAAAGTAAAGAAAGTAAAGGAGGTATTTTAGTGGAACTTGCAAGACTCTCCTCAAAGGGACAAATAACTATACCTATCGAAATCCGCAAAAAACTGAACCTTAAAGAAGGAGATAAAGTTTTGTTTCTGGAGGAAAACGGTAATATTATTATAGCTAATTCCGCTCTGGTCGCACTGAGGGAATTTCAGCAAGCTATGGCAGGAGAAGCAGAAAAACAGGGACTTCATTCTGAAGAAAACATAAACCAACTGGTAAAAGAAATCAGATCCGAACTGTGGAATGAAAAATATGAAAATAATGATTGA